A single genomic interval of Nocardioides palaemonis harbors:
- a CDS encoding WXG100 family type VII secretion target, translating into MSERSLVVHQGSLSAIESALADATSAITSQIDDLLQQVETLTPGWDETSESHMANLEHQQKLRDGVTKLTEALDQVRSKVATYREDAREIEVENVAIVN; encoded by the coding sequence ATGAGCGAGCGCAGCCTGGTCGTCCACCAGGGTTCCCTGTCCGCCATCGAGTCCGCGCTGGCCGACGCCACCAGCGCGATCACCTCCCAGATCGACGACCTCCTCCAGCAGGTCGAGACCCTCACCCCCGGCTGGGACGAGACGAGCGAGTCGCACATGGCGAACCTCGAGCACCAGCAGAAGCTGCGCGACGGCGTCACGAAGCTCACCGAGGCCCTCGACCAGGTCCGCAGCAAGGTCGCGACCTACCGCGAGGACGCCCGCGAGATCGAGGTCGAGAACGTCGCGATCGTGAACTGA
- a CDS encoding WXG100 family type VII secretion target produces MAVGLVYSEMQAAAQAVADAIDPLQKTLSDLGATIETEAGAGFKGQAAAGFGEAVNEWFGVAVTLGPILEGYAQSLMYLAQEHATNDVAQAERAGQLADRLGGGPR; encoded by the coding sequence GTGGCCGTCGGACTCGTCTACTCCGAGATGCAGGCAGCCGCCCAGGCGGTCGCCGACGCGATCGACCCGCTGCAGAAGACGCTGAGCGACCTCGGAGCGACGATCGAGACCGAGGCTGGCGCCGGGTTCAAGGGCCAGGCCGCCGCCGGGTTCGGCGAGGCGGTCAACGAGTGGTTCGGCGTGGCCGTGACGCTCGGGCCCATCCTCGAGGGCTACGCCCAGAGCCTGATGTACCTCGCCCAGGAGCACGCCACCAACGACGTCGCCCAGGCCGAGCGCGCCGGACAGCTCGCCGACCGGCTCGGTGGTGGTCCGCGATGA
- a CDS encoding putative T7SS-secreted protein — MPDFEIEGNPGNIRAKAVLMEQKGTLFWDTGDALSKIDVSGWTGRAADEFREAHDLEPDRWTKAGNGFQKAAAGLTTYAGQLEDAQRRAGEAKAEYERGQRESESARTQYDSYMGRMRSYWASGGTDQAEPFVDWGDPIQQEALRTMQAVRSDLDHAAHTCAGQVKAGCADAPEEPNWLESGLKFVGGIFEGAGEAIWDLLTMVPFSPVNLVIDGYKLASGDLTPEELMKKYELSAESAWNMAQGIYTGLTTDPVGFGKELGKSLLDWDTWADDPARAIGHLVPDAIAAAATAGTGALATRGVKGGADILDGLSDLSRLDNLSDLNRLDDLSDLNRLDNLSDLNRLDDLADLRKYDDVTPAPQGVGRTLDDPGLEPWLDEVTSQHPELDREGVRGIWDYTTNDGYDVMNGNMRQIGPNELSVQQRIDATNRGLDQLPNYEGTTFRGTNLPQDVVDHINNGGNYSDRAFSSSSTNPNVAETFFNPHGENPTRMTIEGHSGSNVGPFSAARSEAEILFRGGTEFEVLSNTVGPDGVRNLVLREVP, encoded by the coding sequence GTGCCGGACTTCGAGATCGAGGGCAACCCCGGCAACATCCGGGCCAAGGCCGTGCTGATGGAGCAGAAGGGCACGCTCTTCTGGGACACCGGCGACGCGCTGTCGAAGATCGACGTGTCGGGCTGGACCGGCCGGGCGGCCGACGAGTTCCGCGAGGCCCACGACCTCGAGCCCGACCGCTGGACCAAGGCCGGCAACGGCTTCCAGAAGGCCGCCGCCGGCCTGACGACCTACGCCGGACAGCTCGAGGACGCGCAGCGCCGCGCCGGCGAGGCGAAGGCGGAGTACGAGCGGGGGCAGCGCGAGTCGGAGAGCGCCCGCACGCAGTACGACTCCTACATGGGCCGGATGCGCAGCTACTGGGCGAGCGGTGGCACCGACCAGGCCGAGCCGTTCGTCGACTGGGGGGACCCGATCCAGCAGGAGGCGCTGCGGACGATGCAGGCCGTCCGCTCCGACCTCGACCACGCCGCGCACACCTGCGCCGGCCAGGTGAAGGCCGGCTGCGCGGACGCACCCGAGGAGCCCAACTGGCTCGAGTCGGGCCTGAAGTTCGTCGGCGGCATTTTCGAGGGGGCCGGCGAGGCGATCTGGGACCTGCTCACGATGGTGCCGTTCAGCCCGGTCAACCTCGTGATCGACGGCTACAAGCTGGCCTCGGGCGACCTCACGCCCGAGGAGCTGATGAAGAAGTACGAGCTCTCCGCCGAGAGCGCGTGGAACATGGCCCAGGGCATCTACACCGGCCTCACCACCGACCCGGTCGGCTTCGGCAAGGAGCTCGGCAAGAGCCTGCTGGACTGGGACACCTGGGCCGACGACCCGGCTCGCGCGATCGGCCACCTCGTGCCCGACGCGATCGCGGCGGCCGCCACCGCCGGCACCGGCGCGCTGGCCACCCGGGGCGTCAAGGGCGGGGCGGACATCCTCGACGGGTTGTCCGACCTGTCGCGGCTGGACAACCTCTCGGACCTCAACCGGCTCGACGACCTGTCCGACCTCAACAGGCTCGACAACCTGAGCGACCTGAACCGGCTCGACGACCTCGCCGACCTCCGCAAGTACGACGACGTCACCCCCGCCCCGCAGGGTGTCGGTCGCACCCTCGACGACCCCGGCCTCGAGCCGTGGCTCGACGAGGTGACCAGCCAGCACCCCGAGCTCGACCGCGAGGGCGTCCGGGGGATCTGGGACTACACCACCAACGACGGCTACGACGTCATGAACGGCAACATGCGCCAGATCGGGCCCAACGAGCTGAGCGTGCAGCAGCGGATCGACGCGACCAACCGCGGACTCGACCAGCTGCCGAACTACGAGGGCACCACCTTCCGCGGGACCAACCTGCCGCAGGACGTGGTCGACCACATCAACAACGGAGGCAACTACTCCGACCGTGCCTTCAGCAGCAGCTCGACGAACCCCAACGTTGCCGAGACCTTCTTCAACCCCCACGGGGAGAATCCGACCCGGATGACGATCGAGGGCCACTCGGGCAGCAACGTCGGCCCCTTCTCCGCAGCGAGGTCGGAGGCTGAGATCCTGTTCCGTGGCGGCACCGAGTTCGAGGTGCTCAGCAACACGGTGGGCCCTGACGGGGTCCGCAACCTGGTCCTGAGGGAGGTCCCGTGA
- a CDS encoding ADP-ribosylglycohydrolase family protein, which translates to MTSDLDDRVAGTLLAAACGDALGVPYEFGSAPLAPDEAPRMIGGGLGPYAPGEWSDDTQMSVVVAQVAADRGLGDDVALDAVVEGWLGWLAGGATDVGTQTRSVLGAVAAGARTAPAREARQAAAALHARTGHTAGNGSLMRTAPVALAFLDDPTALAERARAISDLTHADPLAGDACALWCEAIRIAVGEGTVPDLGDLVGGLPAERRADWSGWVAEAERHEPARFSPNGFVVTALQAAWSAVRHPGPDDSPTVGSLVAAVHAGNDTDTVAAIAGALLGAAHGASSLPDEWLAAAHGWPGLRADDLRGLALHVARDA; encoded by the coding sequence GTGACGTCCGACCTGGACGACCGGGTCGCGGGCACCCTGCTCGCGGCGGCGTGCGGCGACGCGCTCGGCGTGCCCTACGAGTTCGGCTCGGCTCCGCTGGCGCCGGACGAGGCGCCGCGGATGATCGGGGGCGGGCTCGGGCCCTACGCCCCCGGCGAGTGGAGCGACGACACCCAGATGTCCGTCGTGGTCGCTCAGGTGGCGGCCGACCGCGGGCTCGGTGACGACGTCGCGCTCGACGCCGTCGTCGAGGGCTGGCTCGGCTGGCTCGCCGGCGGCGCGACCGACGTCGGCACCCAGACCCGCTCGGTGCTCGGCGCGGTCGCCGCGGGCGCCCGGACCGCGCCGGCGCGCGAGGCCCGGCAGGCGGCGGCCGCCCTGCACGCCCGGACCGGGCACACGGCCGGCAACGGGTCGCTGATGCGTACGGCGCCGGTCGCCCTCGCGTTCCTCGACGACCCCACCGCGCTCGCGGAGCGGGCCCGGGCGATCTCCGACCTCACCCACGCCGACCCGCTCGCGGGCGACGCCTGCGCGCTGTGGTGCGAGGCGATCCGGATCGCGGTGGGCGAGGGGACCGTGCCCGACCTCGGCGACCTGGTCGGCGGGTTGCCGGCCGAGCGACGGGCGGACTGGTCCGGCTGGGTGGCGGAGGCCGAGCGGCACGAGCCGGCCCGCTTCTCGCCCAACGGCTTCGTCGTCACCGCCCTCCAGGCTGCCTGGTCCGCGGTCCGGCATCCCGGGCCCGACGACTCGCCGACGGTCGGGTCCCTGGTCGCAGCGGTCCACGCGGGCAACGACACCGACACGGTCGCGGCGATCGCAGGAGCGCTCCTCGGCGCCGCCCACGGGGCGTCGTCGCTGCCCGACGAGTGGCTCGCGGCCGCCCACGGCTGGCCCGGCCTGCGCGCCGACGACCTGCGCGGGCTCGCGCTGCACGTCGCCCGCGACGCGTGA
- a CDS encoding IclR family transcriptional regulator: MSQVPAATRALRVLRFLATQADPVPLDRVMRACDLPRSTAYHLLNTMIDEGFVVHLAEEHRYGLGVAAFEVGSGFTRQEPLARLARRPLAELVDRTGHGAHLAVLHGRDVLYVVEERAPGRPPLVTDVGVRLPAHLTASGRAILAMLPASQVRALYPDRSAFVDRHGQGPTSLSALRAILADTRQRGHADEDGEVTPGLQSVAAAVLDHNAHPVAGVAVTFPSEGAGTAEVAAVARAVTATAALLTRRVSGPAGAGRAGAT, encoded by the coding sequence GTGAGCCAGGTCCCCGCAGCCACCCGCGCCCTGCGCGTGCTGCGCTTCCTGGCCACCCAGGCCGACCCGGTGCCGCTCGACCGGGTGATGCGGGCGTGCGACCTGCCGCGCAGCACGGCCTACCACCTGCTCAACACGATGATCGACGAGGGATTCGTCGTCCACCTCGCCGAGGAGCACCGCTACGGCCTCGGCGTGGCGGCGTTCGAGGTGGGCAGCGGGTTCACCCGGCAGGAGCCGCTCGCCCGGCTCGCCCGCCGCCCGCTGGCCGAGCTCGTCGACCGGACCGGCCACGGCGCGCACCTCGCGGTGCTGCACGGGCGCGACGTGCTCTACGTCGTCGAGGAGCGCGCGCCCGGCCGGCCCCCGCTCGTCACCGACGTGGGGGTCCGGCTGCCGGCCCACCTCACCGCGTCCGGTCGGGCGATCCTCGCCATGCTCCCCGCGAGCCAGGTGCGTGCGCTCTACCCCGACCGCAGCGCCTTCGTCGACCGGCACGGCCAGGGCCCGACGTCCCTCAGCGCACTGCGCGCGATCCTCGCCGACACCCGGCAGCGCGGCCACGCCGACGAGGACGGCGAGGTCACGCCGGGCCTGCAGAGCGTCGCTGCGGCGGTGCTCGACCACAACGCGCACCCGGTCGCGGGCGTCGCCGTCACCTTCCCGAGCGAGGGCGCCGGCACCGCCGAGGTCGCCGCTGTCGCCCGGGCGGTGACCGCCACCGCGGCGCTGCTGACCCGGCGGGTCAGCGGGCCGGCAGGAGCCGGCCGGGCCGGCGCGACGTAG
- the hutH gene encoding histidine ammonia-lyase encodes MNTIHVGVGPVSFEDLLHVARGGAAVELTDEALAAVDRARGVVEALAAAETPTYGVSTGFGALATRHIPTEMRAQLQRSLVRSHAAGSGPEVEREVVRALMLLRLSTLATGHTGVRRETARLMADLLSHGITPVVREHGSLGCSGDLAPLSHCALALMGEGEVRDAAGTLMPAADALAAAGLTPVELAAKEGLALINGTDGMLGMLVMAITDLRMLLRTADVAAAMSVEGQLGTDRVFAPELQAIRPHPGQALSAANLTALMAGSAIVASHRTGPDNTVECNKVQDAYSLRCSPQVHGAARDTVEHAATVAGRELASAIDNPVVVGDSVESNGNFHGAPVAYVLDFLAIVAADVASISERRTDRFLDKARNHGLPPFLADDPGVDSGHMIAQYTQAAIVSELKRRAVPASVDSIPSSAMQEDHVSMGWGAARKLRRAVDGLSRVIAIEVLTAARALDLRAPLTPSPATAAVVALLRRSGIEGPGPDRHLSPEIETAVSLVQSGAVLAAAESVIGDLQ; translated from the coding sequence ATGAACACCATCCACGTCGGGGTCGGCCCCGTCTCCTTCGAGGACCTCCTGCACGTCGCCCGTGGCGGCGCCGCGGTCGAGCTCACCGACGAGGCGCTCGCCGCCGTCGACCGGGCCCGCGGGGTCGTCGAGGCGCTGGCCGCCGCGGAGACGCCGACCTACGGCGTGAGCACCGGCTTCGGTGCCTTGGCCACCCGCCACATCCCCACCGAGATGCGCGCCCAGCTGCAGCGCTCCCTGGTCCGCTCGCACGCCGCGGGCTCGGGCCCCGAGGTCGAGCGCGAGGTCGTCCGCGCGCTGATGCTGCTGCGGCTCTCGACCCTCGCCACCGGTCACACCGGCGTACGCCGCGAGACCGCGCGGCTGATGGCCGACCTGCTCAGCCACGGCATCACGCCGGTCGTGCGCGAGCACGGCTCGCTCGGGTGCTCCGGCGACCTCGCGCCGCTGTCGCACTGCGCGCTGGCGCTGATGGGCGAGGGCGAGGTGCGCGACGCCGCCGGCACGCTGATGCCCGCCGCCGACGCGCTCGCCGCCGCCGGCCTGACGCCCGTCGAGCTCGCCGCCAAGGAGGGCCTCGCCCTCATCAACGGAACCGACGGCATGCTCGGGATGCTCGTCATGGCGATCACCGACCTGCGGATGCTGCTGAGGACCGCCGACGTCGCCGCCGCGATGAGCGTCGAGGGCCAGCTCGGCACCGACCGGGTCTTCGCCCCCGAGCTGCAGGCGATCCGGCCGCACCCCGGCCAGGCGCTGTCGGCCGCCAACCTCACCGCGCTGATGGCCGGCTCCGCGATCGTCGCCTCCCACCGCACCGGGCCCGACAACACCGTCGAGTGCAACAAGGTCCAGGACGCCTACTCCCTGCGCTGCTCGCCCCAGGTGCACGGCGCGGCCCGCGACACCGTCGAGCACGCCGCGACCGTCGCCGGGCGCGAGCTCGCCAGCGCCATCGACAACCCGGTGGTCGTCGGCGACAGCGTCGAGTCCAACGGCAACTTCCACGGCGCCCCCGTGGCGTACGTCCTCGACTTCCTCGCCATCGTCGCCGCCGACGTCGCCTCCATCAGCGAGCGGCGCACCGACCGCTTCCTCGACAAGGCCCGCAACCACGGCCTGCCGCCGTTCCTCGCCGACGACCCGGGCGTCGACAGCGGGCACATGATCGCGCAGTACACCCAGGCCGCGATCGTGTCCGAGCTCAAGCGGCGCGCCGTCCCCGCGTCGGTCGACTCGATCCCGTCCAGCGCGATGCAGGAGGACCACGTGTCGATGGGCTGGGGCGCCGCCCGCAAGCTGCGCCGCGCCGTCGACGGCCTCTCCCGGGTGATCGCGATCGAGGTGCTCACCGCGGCGCGTGCGCTCGACCTGCGCGCCCCGCTCACCCCGTCGCCCGCGACCGCCGCGGTGGTCGCGCTGCTGCGCCGTTCCGGCATCGAGGGCCCCGGCCCCGACCGCCACCTCTCGCCCGAGATCGAGACCGCCGTCTCGCTCGTCCAGTCCGGCGCGGTCCTCGCCGCCGCCGAGTCCGTGATCGGAGACCTCCAGTGA
- the hutU gene encoding urocanate hydratase — MTETNPRSIHAATGTGLTAKSWQTEAPLRMLMNNLDPDNAERPEDLVVYGGTGKAARSWEAYDAIVRSLRDLEDDETLLVQSGKPVGIMRTHAWAPRVLIANSNLVGDWADWEEFRRLEDLGLTMYGQMTAGSWIYIGTQGILQGTFETFAAIADKKFGGTLAGTITVTAGLGGMGGAQPLAVTMNDGVAICVECDQHRIDRRLETRYLDVQARDLDHAIELALEARDERRGLSIGLLGNAADVLPELLERHLDGSVRIDVVTDQTSAHDPLFYLPVGTAPEDWERERTEDPRGFTKRSQESMARHVRAMVELQDAGAEVFDYGNSIRDEARKGGYDRAFEFPGFVPAYIRPLFCEGKGPFRWAALSGDPADIAATDRAIKELFPADEKPEYARLHRWLDMAAERVQFQGLPARICWLGYGDRAKAGARFNEMVASGELSAPIVIGRDHLDCGSVASPYRETEAMLDGSDAIADWAILNALVNTASGATWVSFHHGGGVGIGRSLHAGQVTVADGTALAAEKIERVLTNDPGMGVIRHVDAGYSRAVEVADERGVRVPVEPVVRD; from the coding sequence GTGACCGAGACCAACCCTCGAAGCATCCACGCCGCCACCGGCACCGGGCTGACCGCGAAGTCGTGGCAGACCGAGGCGCCGCTGCGGATGCTGATGAACAACCTCGACCCCGACAACGCCGAGCGTCCTGAGGACCTCGTCGTCTACGGCGGCACCGGCAAGGCCGCGCGCAGCTGGGAGGCGTACGACGCCATCGTCCGCAGCCTGCGCGACCTCGAGGACGACGAGACGCTGCTCGTCCAGTCCGGCAAGCCGGTCGGCATCATGCGCACCCACGCGTGGGCGCCGCGCGTGCTCATCGCCAACTCCAACCTCGTCGGCGACTGGGCCGACTGGGAGGAGTTCCGCCGCCTCGAGGACCTCGGCCTGACCATGTACGGCCAGATGACCGCCGGCTCGTGGATCTACATCGGCACCCAGGGCATCCTGCAGGGCACCTTCGAGACCTTCGCGGCGATCGCGGACAAGAAGTTCGGCGGCACCCTCGCCGGCACCATCACCGTGACCGCCGGCCTCGGCGGCATGGGCGGCGCCCAGCCGCTCGCGGTCACCATGAACGACGGCGTCGCGATCTGCGTCGAGTGCGACCAGCACCGTATCGACCGCCGCCTCGAGACCCGCTACCTCGACGTCCAGGCCCGCGACCTCGACCACGCGATCGAGCTCGCGCTCGAGGCGCGCGACGAGCGCCGTGGCCTGTCGATCGGCCTGCTGGGCAACGCCGCCGACGTGCTGCCCGAGCTGCTCGAGCGCCACCTCGACGGGTCGGTCCGCATCGACGTCGTCACCGACCAGACCTCGGCCCACGACCCGCTGTTCTACCTGCCGGTCGGGACGGCGCCCGAGGACTGGGAGCGCGAGCGCACGGAGGACCCGCGCGGCTTCACCAAGCGCAGCCAGGAGTCGATGGCGCGCCACGTCCGGGCGATGGTCGAGCTCCAGGACGCCGGCGCCGAGGTCTTCGACTACGGCAACTCGATCCGTGACGAGGCCCGCAAGGGCGGCTACGACCGCGCCTTCGAGTTCCCGGGCTTCGTGCCGGCCTACATCCGCCCGCTGTTCTGCGAGGGCAAGGGCCCCTTCCGCTGGGCCGCCCTGTCGGGCGACCCGGCCGACATCGCCGCCACCGACCGCGCGATCAAGGAGCTCTTCCCGGCCGACGAGAAGCCGGAGTACGCCCGGCTGCACCGCTGGCTCGACATGGCCGCCGAGCGGGTGCAGTTCCAGGGCCTGCCGGCCCGCATCTGCTGGCTCGGCTACGGCGACCGCGCCAAGGCGGGCGCACGCTTCAACGAGATGGTCGCCAGCGGCGAGCTGTCCGCGCCGATCGTCATCGGCCGTGACCACCTCGACTGCGGGTCGGTCGCCTCGCCCTACCGCGAGACCGAGGCGATGCTCGACGGCTCCGACGCGATCGCGGACTGGGCGATCCTCAACGCGCTGGTCAACACCGCCTCCGGCGCCACCTGGGTGTCCTTCCACCACGGCGGCGGCGTCGGCATCGGCCGCTCGCTGCACGCCGGCCAGGTGACGGTCGCCGACGGCACCGCCCTGGCCGCGGAGAAGATCGAGCGCGTGCTCACCAACGACCCCGGCATGGGCGTCATCCGCCACGTCGACGCGGGCTACTCCCGAGCGGTCGAGGTGGCTGACGAGCGCGGGGTGCGGGTGCCGGTCGAGCCGGTCGTGCGCGACTGA
- a CDS encoding DinB family protein: MDDSAAKANLHTYLRHEREAVLAKLDGLSDYDVRRPLTITGTNLLGLVKHLATWEARYLGEVFDRPFPEPLPRWDLEEERLADMWATPEESRSDVVDRYRRVWAHGDATIEALDLGSTGRVEWWGDAEVPLFNVLVHVLAETSRHAGHADILREEIDGAVGTDAEAMAADGHDAAFWAARRAEIEAAARAAG, encoded by the coding sequence ATGGACGACTCGGCGGCCAAGGCCAACCTCCACACCTACCTCCGGCACGAGCGCGAGGCGGTGCTGGCCAAGCTCGACGGCCTGTCGGACTACGACGTACGCCGCCCGCTCACGATCACCGGGACCAACCTGCTCGGTCTGGTGAAGCACCTCGCGACGTGGGAGGCGCGCTACCTGGGCGAGGTCTTCGACCGACCCTTCCCCGAGCCGCTGCCGCGGTGGGACCTCGAGGAGGAGCGGCTCGCCGACATGTGGGCGACGCCAGAGGAGTCCCGCAGCGATGTCGTCGACCGCTACCGGCGCGTCTGGGCGCACGGCGACGCGACCATCGAGGCGCTCGACCTCGGGTCGACCGGACGGGTGGAGTGGTGGGGCGACGCCGAGGTGCCGCTTTTCAACGTCCTCGTGCACGTGCTGGCGGAGACCAGCCGGCACGCCGGGCACGCCGACATCCTGCGCGAGGAGATCGACGGGGCGGTCGGCACCGACGCCGAGGCGATGGCCGCCGACGGCCACGACGCCGCGTTCTGGGCGGCGCGGCGGGCCGAGATCGAGGCGGCCGCGCGGGCGGCAGGCTGA
- a CDS encoding phosphotransferase family protein, translating to MPRPTRTIHVALADGDRVWVDDDGRLPTFLDDPEADGPTATATASRLLTDAVHLAPVVVLDDVRRLHVVGARGGAPDGGGWMAPYELPDDLGGAVATALDEHAGPPLAGRPDWYAPGWHDEVEAWIDAALARSGRTRTGALRVHRVWSISAVHTVATDRGPVWFKASCAHFGAEAAIVGVLAAHLPDLVPEVIAVERSRSWLLTEPLVGVSDDGAPAAAAEALATRWAQAQIGSVAWLDELRAAGAPDRGLEATLTAWRQALATNPELDELDAAERSALARAVPVVESRLRDLWACGFPDTLGHGDLHAGNVAFDGAHARIFDWSDGCVTHPFLDGTHLAHWIGEDSGDVAGIVRAVLAPWREAFPAADFERAVELAPLADLVFQTVTFDQIAGAGEPGTGDLDGVVVMLTRKVLASAATPA from the coding sequence GTGCCCCGCCCGACCCGCACCATCCACGTCGCGCTGGCCGACGGGGACCGGGTGTGGGTCGACGACGACGGCCGCCTGCCGACCTTCCTCGACGACCCCGAGGCCGACGGTCCCACCGCCACGGCGACGGCGAGCCGCCTGCTCACCGACGCCGTCCACCTCGCCCCGGTCGTCGTCCTCGACGACGTCCGGCGCCTGCACGTCGTCGGGGCCCGGGGCGGGGCGCCCGACGGCGGGGGGTGGATGGCGCCGTACGAGCTGCCGGACGACCTGGGCGGCGCGGTGGCGACCGCCCTCGACGAGCACGCCGGCCCGCCGCTCGCGGGCCGACCGGACTGGTACGCCCCCGGCTGGCACGACGAGGTCGAGGCGTGGATCGACGCCGCGCTGGCGCGCAGCGGGCGGACGCGGACGGGAGCGCTGCGCGTCCACCGTGTCTGGAGCATCTCGGCGGTCCACACGGTCGCGACCGACCGCGGCCCGGTGTGGTTCAAGGCCAGCTGCGCCCACTTCGGGGCAGAGGCGGCAATCGTCGGGGTGCTCGCGGCACATCTGCCCGACCTGGTACCGGAGGTGATCGCCGTCGAGCGGAGCCGGTCGTGGCTCCTGACCGAGCCGCTGGTCGGGGTCTCCGACGACGGCGCGCCCGCCGCAGCCGCCGAGGCGCTCGCCACCCGCTGGGCTCAGGCGCAGATCGGGTCGGTCGCCTGGCTCGACGAGCTGCGCGCGGCGGGTGCACCCGACCGGGGCCTCGAGGCGACCCTGACGGCGTGGCGCCAGGCCCTGGCCACCAACCCCGAGCTCGACGAGCTTGACGCCGCGGAGCGCAGCGCGCTCGCCCGGGCGGTGCCAGTGGTGGAGTCGCGCCTCCGCGACCTCTGGGCCTGCGGCTTCCCCGACACGCTCGGCCACGGCGACCTGCACGCCGGAAACGTCGCGTTCGACGGCGCCCACGCGCGGATCTTCGACTGGAGTGACGGCTGCGTGACGCACCCGTTCCTCGACGGCACCCACCTCGCCCACTGGATCGGCGAGGACAGTGGGGACGTGGCGGGGATCGTGCGCGCCGTACTCGCACCGTGGCGCGAGGCCTTCCCCGCCGCCGACTTCGAGCGTGCCGTCGAGCTCGCGCCGCTGGCCGACCTGGTCTTCCAGACCGTCACCTTCGACCAGATCGCCGGCGCGGGCGAGCCAGGCACCGGCGACCTCGACGGGGTCGTGGTGATGCTGACGCGGAAGGTCCTCGCGTCGGCGGCGACGCCCGCCTGA
- a CDS encoding M48 family metallopeptidase: MAPGEKKPARSRVVLTDISSRAWEHPADRGALVALRRLKGFDVLLKTMSGVFRERAWRLTLLGSAVRVDERQFARLHRLLAEVGQSLDATDLPEMYVQADPTLTAQTIGMDKPIIVLSSGLVHHLDDDELRFVIGHELGHAISGHAVYRTLLLRLLGLGGLLNAIPGGALGIRMVTVGLLEWSRKAELSADRAGLLASQDPTAALRTHMKLASGGTLEELDVTSFLSQGAEYDEGGDVRESLIKLSLLQQQTHPFAVVRATELRRWIDSGAYTAILGGDHPRRADDADASVSAAAQEAAASYSDAFERTQDTLGKLVHDLAGWMGTASGWLNDRFRRGDTA; encoded by the coding sequence ATGGCACCGGGGGAGAAGAAGCCGGCGCGCTCGCGCGTCGTCCTGACCGACATCAGCTCGCGCGCGTGGGAGCACCCCGCCGACCGGGGGGCGCTCGTCGCCCTGCGTCGGCTCAAGGGCTTCGACGTGCTGCTCAAGACCATGTCGGGGGTGTTCCGCGAGCGCGCGTGGCGGTTGACGCTGCTCGGCTCCGCGGTCCGGGTCGACGAGCGGCAGTTCGCCCGGCTGCACCGCCTGCTGGCCGAGGTGGGCCAGAGCCTCGACGCCACCGACCTGCCGGAGATGTACGTCCAGGCCGACCCGACCCTCACCGCGCAGACCATCGGGATGGACAAGCCGATCATCGTGCTGTCGTCCGGGCTGGTGCACCACCTCGACGACGACGAGCTGCGCTTCGTGATCGGCCACGAGCTCGGCCACGCCATCAGCGGGCACGCCGTCTACCGCACGCTCCTGCTGCGCCTGCTCGGCCTCGGCGGGCTGCTCAACGCGATCCCCGGCGGCGCGCTCGGCATCCGGATGGTCACCGTCGGGCTGCTCGAGTGGTCGCGCAAGGCTGAGCTGTCCGCCGACCGGGCGGGCCTGCTCGCCAGCCAGGACCCGACGGCCGCGCTCCGTACCCACATGAAGCTCGCGAGCGGCGGGACGCTCGAGGAGCTCGACGTCACGTCGTTCCTGTCCCAGGGGGCGGAGTACGACGAGGGCGGCGACGTCCGCGAGTCGCTCATCAAGCTCTCCCTGCTCCAGCAGCAGACCCATCCCTTCGCGGTGGTCCGTGCCACCGAGCTGCGTCGGTGGATCGACTCCGGCGCCTACACCGCGATCCTCGGCGGCGACCACCCGCGCCGTGCCGACGACGCGGACGCGTCGGTCAGCGCGGCCGCGCAGGAGGCGGCGGCCAGCTACTCGGACGCGTTCGAGCGCACCCAGGACACCCTCGGCAAGCTGGTCCACGACCTCGCGGGCTGGATGGGCACCGCCAGCGGCTGGCTCAACGACCGGTTCCGGCGGGGCGACACCGCCTGA
- a CDS encoding PAS domain-containing protein — translation MSDFDSLAAATQAARTVRPTGVERSFGQDEVIVTKTDLKGRITYANDVFCRVSAIEEADLLGRPHSIIRHPEMPKAVFQLLWDTLKDRRELFAYVVNLAGDGAHYWVLAHVTPSIGPNGEVVGYHSNRRLPDPRAIREIEPIYRTLAAEERRHGRAADAARVGADLLHQMLAERNTDYDRFVWSLTNGAAA, via the coding sequence ATGTCCGACTTCGACAGCCTCGCCGCTGCCACCCAGGCCGCCCGCACCGTGCGGCCGACGGGCGTGGAGCGGTCCTTCGGCCAGGACGAGGTGATCGTCACCAAGACCGACCTCAAGGGCCGCATCACCTACGCCAACGACGTGTTCTGCCGGGTGTCGGCGATCGAGGAGGCCGACCTGCTCGGCCGCCCGCACAGCATCATCCGGCACCCCGAGATGCCCAAGGCCGTGTTCCAGCTGCTCTGGGACACCCTCAAGGACCGCCGCGAGCTGTTCGCGTACGTCGTCAACCTCGCCGGCGACGGCGCCCACTACTGGGTGCTCGCCCACGTCACCCCGAGCATCGGCCCCAACGGCGAGGTCGTCGGCTACCACTCCAACCGCCGACTCCCCGACCCGCGGGCGATCCGGGAGATCGAGCCGATCTACCGCACGCTGGCGGCCGAGGAGCGCCGCCACGGGCGCGCGGCCGACGCAGCGCGCGTCGGCGCGGACCTGCTCCACCAGATGCTCGCCGAGCGCAACACCGACTACGACCGGTTCGTCTGGTCCCTCACGAACGGAGCGGCGGCATGA